TAATTTTCAATTTCATATACATCTCATATTGCAAAGGGCATGCCAACTTTATTAGGCAGACAAAAACCTTAAGCTGATGCACAACAGTTCATTATATTTACAAAACAACGATATATCGGTTATGATTGTAACGAAATATCGGTCTGACGATATTTCGTGGAGGTTAGTCTCATGGAAGATCAGCTTATCGATGTTCATCCCGACAGAGTGCTGGATCTTATACTCCAGTCTCTAGAAGAACTGCTCAATTATGAGCTTGCTGTTATTTTAAAATTGAATGACAGTTCCCACTTGACCGTTGAAAGAGCAGCAGGGCCGCTGGTTAACGACAAACTCAAATCCTATAAAATCGATCTGCTCAAAAGACAGGATCTGGCTCAGATATTAAAGCGCAACGAACCCCATCTCTTTGACGAGGATCTGGAACACGAGGATACCTATGTCAATATAGTTGATCTGCCGGATTCCCATTCCTGTCTGGTCGCGCCTTTATATGTAAAAGACTATCTGCTGGGAATGCTGACACTGGATAACAGAGCCTGCGGCGTATTTTCTCCGGCCATAGTCAATTTTGTCGGGACCATATCAAAACTCATTGCCGTCATAATCGCCCAGAAGGATTCTTCTATTGCCTTGATTACCAGAAACAAAGATCTCATTGAGGAAAGGAACTTTCTTCTCCGACCGGAAGAAAGCGTTTTCAGCGATATCTACGGGAATTCACCGGAATGGCAACGCGTTCTGGAATGCATAAGGACAGTGGCCGCTTCAGATCTCCCGGTTCTGATTCAGGGAGAAACAGGAACGGGAAAAGAAGTGGTGGCCCGGAAAATTCACGATCTGAGTTCCAGAAGCGGCAAGCCCTTTATTACGCTCAATTGTTCCGCCCTCAACGCCGGCCTGGCGGAAAGCGAACTTTTCGGCCATGAAAAAGGAGCCTTTACATCAGCGGTAATCCGCCGGAAAGGCCGTTTTGAACTGGCAGACGGAGGAACCCTTTTTCTCGATGAAATAGCCGATCTTCCGGCGGAAATACAGCCGAAAATCCTCAGAACACTCCAGGAAGGGACTTATGAAAGAGTCGGCGGCGAAAAAACCTTGCATTGTGATGTCCGGGTGATAGCCGCAAGCAATAAAGATCTCAAAGAACAAGTCGAGAAAGAACTGTTCAGAGAGGACCTCTACTACAGACTGGGCGTCTTTCCTCTTTTTCTTCCCCCGCTCCGGGACAGAGGCGAGGATGTCATCGTCATAGCGGAACAGTTACTGAATAATCTCCGGGAAAGCGAAGCGTACCGGCATCATTATTTCTCATCCGATGCCATAGAGAGCCTCCTCTCCTATTCCTGGCCGGGAAACGTAAGAGAACTGCAGAATGTGATCCGCCGATCGGCCCTGATGGCGGCTGACGGAATAATCAGGAAAGAGCATCTGTCTCCGGGCGGAGGGAAACTACCCGGTCCCGGTCGCAAAGATGCAAATGCGAAAAAAACACAAAAACCTGATATGCCGTTCGTCACTATGGACGAAGCGGTAAAGCAGCATATAGAAATGGCCTTGAAATTGTCAGACGGGAAAATATACGGCAGCGGCGGGGCTGCGGAATTGCTGGGAATGAAGCCGACGACGCTTCAAAGCCGGATGAAGAAGCTGGGGATGATGTAGAAAAAGGGGGTATCCGAAATACCCCCTTCATATAAAATTTATTTACCCGACACAGACAAAGCCTTCACATAAATAGAAGGCGAACTGAATTCGGCGTAATCGTTGAAGCGGTTATTATCCGCCACGGCTATGATATTTTTTATAAGATCATAAAAATTCCCGGCGACGGTGATGTTCTTAATGGCTTTACCTTTTTTGCCATTTTCAATGAGAAAACCTTTTGCCGCCAGAGAGAAGTCTCCGCTGATCTGGTTCAGTCCCGCGTGAAGACCCTCTACATCAGTTATATAAATTCCCCCTTCCGCTTCGCCGAAAAGAGATTCTTCTTTTTTATCCGAAGGCTGAAGATAGGGAGAGTAGAGCTTTGTGGAAAGAGGAGACGAATATCCGCGGCTCCCGTTCCCTGTCGATTCCACGCCGCTGCGCTTCGCACTGTAGAGATTGTGAAGCTCCGTTTCAAAAACGCCATTGCGGATGAGATACTGAGTCGAAGCTTCAACACCTTCATCATCGAAAGAAGCCGCTCCCATGCTGAATATGGACGGGTCGTCAATAATATTGATATGCGATGCGGCTATAAGCTGGCCGAGTTTGCCTTCCAGCTTTGACCGGCCTTTCTGTATATTCTCACCGAAGAAAGCGCTTCCGGCGGAATTAATGAAAGCCCCGAGGAGACTGGATGCCGTGGATGCGGAAAAAATGACGGGATAGCTGCCGGAATCAATTTCTTCGGCATTGAGCTTGCAAAGAGCATCCTCTGCGGCCAGTTCCGCGATCTTCTTCGGATCGAGATCGGCAAAGTTCTTTTCCCCCTGGAAGTAGAAACCGACAGACGTATCCTTGCCGTCGGAAGCCATAAGGTAGGCGTAGGCATAACAGAGAGAAGCTTTTTCGGTTTTACACAGGCCGTAAGAGTTGGCTACAATCCGCTCATTGGCCACATCGCTGTATATCGCTTCCGGTACGTTTATGATTCTCTCATCATAGGCTTTGGCGTATTTTTCGATTTCCAGAGCCAGCTCTTTTTTCTGCTCGACCGAAACCTTGTGGAGATCAGCGCTTTTAAAACGGTCATAAACCCTTTCCTCATCGCTCTCGAAAATGGCGTATCCCTTATCATCGGGAATGTATGTGGCGTTTTCCCTGGCTTTATCCAGTGAGACAGCAATATTCTCCCCGTTTACTTTTTCCGTAAAGGAAAGCCCCATTTTGTTGCCAAGAACCACTCTGGCGCCAAGTCCCGATGTTTCGGCGTAGGAGAATGAAGCTATTTCGCCTTCGTGAGCTTTTATACTGGTTTTAGAAGAGGAGGAAAAATAGATTTCCGCAGCTTCTTCGAATTTTCTATCTTTTAAGGCTTTTTTTACAAGTTCTGCGTTGCTGCTCATCATAACCCCTCCTGTCCGCCGACGACCAGACCGGTCACTTTTATGGGCGGCTGGCCTACATTGGCGGGAATGGACCCCGATTCGGAACCGCACATTCCCGTACCGTAATCGAGATTTCTTCCCACCATTTCGATATTCTGAATAATGTCCGACCCCTTTCCGATAAGAGAAGCCCCTTTGACAGGCCGATCGATTTTTCCGTTCTTAATCAGATAAGCCTCGGCAACGGCAAAGTTGAAATCTGTTGTCGGAGGGTTCACTGATCCGCCGCCCATATTGCGGCAGTAGAGCCCGTTGTCGATAGTGGAAATCATTTCCTCGAGCGTGCTGTTTCCCGGAGCGATGAACGTGTTGGTCATACGCGATGTGGGTGCATATTTGTATGACTCTTTTCTTCCGCTTCCTGTAACGGGATGATTCATCTTCAAGGATCCAAGCTTATCGACCATATAGGATTTGAGAATCCCGTTCTCGATCAGGACGTTTTTCTGAGTCGGCATCCCCTCGTCATCGAAGTTCTGGGAACCCCACTCATTGGGAAGGGTTCCGTCATCAATGGCCGTGACAATGGGATTGGCGATCTGCTGTCCCAGTTTGCCGCAGAAGACCGACGCGTTATCCGCAACAGCCGTGGCCTCAAGCGCATGGCCGCAGGCTTCATGAAAGATAACGCCTCCGAAAGCATTATCCATAACCACCGGCATTTTCCCCTGAGGAGCCGCTCCCGCTTCAAGGGAGACAAGGGCTATCCGCGCGGCTTCCTCGGCGATGGATTCGGGAGTATAGCGGTCGAAGAGCTCAAATCCCAGAGCCTTGCCGGGCCCGAAAAAGCCTGTTTCCTTTTTATCGCCTTCTACACCGACGGCCGTAACCGCCAGACGGGTGCGGATTCTTTTGTCATTGACGAGCCTGCCTTCCGATGTGGCGATCGTTACGTTCTGGGAGTTATCCCAGTAGCGGACAATGACTTCCTGAATTTTAGACGAATGATCTCTCGCTGCGGTATCGGCGCGGGAAAGAATCTCGAGTTTGTCTCTCAGGTCAACCGATGAAGGGAGAATCCTGATGTTGTGGGCATTGGAGAGAGAAACAGGAGTCAGATCTCCAAGATTCCCCCGTTTATCATATTTTACAGCCTGAGCGACTGTTTCGGCCAGATTGAGGAGCTTCTGCTCATCGGCATTGCTGGCATAGAGATAGACGCTTTTTCCGCCCATAATCACCCGGATACCCGCTCCGGCTATAAGACCTGTATTTATGGACTTGACTTTGCCGCTGTCGAAGAGAAGAACCGTGTCATTCGTATCTTCCACGAATACATCGGCGTAATCGCCTCCGTTCTTCAGAGCCATGGACAGAAGCTTGTTATAGAATTCCTGTGAGTACATAGCTAATCCTTTTGAAATAAGTTGATACAAATCTAACACTCATAGGTTCAGCAGTCAAATAATGAACAAAAATAAAAAACCGGCAGTATCATTCATGCCCCTGAAAAGATACTACCGGTCTGATAAAATAAATTAGACGAACTAAAGCAGCGAAACGGCCAGTAAAAACCATCCCGCATGGGGGATCCACTGTTCACCCCAGCGCCACGAATGATCTCCGAGCTGTCCCGCACCCCGGGGAGCGAAATCGATATCTTCCTCATCGTCAAACCCGGAAGTTATGCCGTTGCAGATCCCTCCGGGATTATTGATAAAGTCTCTCTCATAAGGAGGATTGTTGGCACCGTGCCCCTGCATCATGCACATATTGAAAGGGTTGCATCCCAGAATCCAGTTGAGCTGGTCCAGGGCGTAGGTTCTTAAATCAACAGTCAACTGACTCTCTTCTTTAAACAACCGGGCACTCTTTAAGGCCGCCGAAGCCAGCGATGCGAGCCTCGCATTCTCCCCCTGCCACCAATAACCCGAAGGGTTGTTATGGGGGATGAAAAATGCTCCCGATGCTTCACGGTCTTCCGCCTTTGTATACTGGCGGGCATAACCGAAAGGATTATTCACTTCTCCGGTAATTGACAGTTCAAACTCCATGATTTTCCTGACAGCGCTTAAAACCGAATCTCTGTCTTTCCGATCCGCCGATGAGGCGCACTCGAGATAACGGATTAAAGATAGAACGGGAAGCCCCGCTTCGGCCGCATGAAAATAAGGTCTGTCCTGTCCATCGGCGCTGATCCATCCGCTGTAGGGGCCGTCTGACCTCACCCGCCCCGACAGGCTGGCCGCTCTTTTTTCCGCAGCATCGAGAAAACGCTTTTCGCCGGTAAGGGCAAACAATTCCGATGCGGCCAGAAGAGCGCAATAATCGTCTATGACATTCTCTCTTCCATCGTCCAGGTAGGAAATATTATGCTCTTCCAGATGGTCGAATCCCCGGACGGCCGCTTTGAGGTAGTCATCGCGACCGTAATCCCCTTCCGCTCCAATCGCCGCGGTTCTCGCCAGGAGAGCTATGGCTACCCCTCCGCCCTGACGGTATCCGGCCTGATAGGATTCCCATCTCTTTCCATCCTGACCCGTATAGGAACAGAGCATCCTTTTCTTCAGATCTTTCGACCACTGATCGAAGAGCGTCATATAAAAAAAGCCCGACGGATCCTGCATGCGCATGATAAAATCTGAACCCTGGAGAATCTCTTCGATAAAGCGCTTCTCCATTTCGCTGCCGGTCAGCTTTCCCGCGGCCCTCATTTCTTCAAGTGCATCTATCATATTCCAGGCAACCATGGGAATCTGCTGGGGATTGAGATAATTGGCATAGCTGAGATGGCTCAGATATTTGCTCGTATCGCCCGATGCATCATACCAGCCGCCGTGGGCATCGACAGTTTTATCTGTTCCGAATAGGGGAACAGCGCTGTCCTGCCTGTCGTAATTGCCGGAAGAACGCATGCTTTTGAAATAGTAGAGAAGATCGGAAATTGTGGTCTCCCGCAGCAAATCTTCACCTATGCGAAAGGGCTCGGATGTTATAATCTTCCCATCCGCATTCATTTGGAAAAAGTACCGGCCGATTTCCTTAATTTCGGAAAAATCAATAATGAGAAAGTTCCAGTCTTTCCATCGGGCGACCCCTCCTTTCTGCTGAGGCTGCCCGGTCCAGACAACGGCTCCGGATTCCCTGTTTACAAGAGAAACGGCCGATGTCGCCAGCTTTTCCGGTCCTTCTATAACGGCTTGCTTTCTGTCCTCCGGACCGTAGCCGATATGGTTAACAAAAATGTTCATATTTTATACCCTTATTCATTTTATCTTATCTATTTTCACGTAAAAACTAATTCAACAATAGCATAAACCACCAATTCTGGCAAGTTTGATACAGACTTTTCACGATTGCATGTGCGGAATACGGAGGCCTGGACTTCCTTTGTCCAGTTTTCGCCAATCATTTTTCCAGAACTTTATCTTCCATTATAGAAGAACCGTCCTTTTTCCTCTATGGACATCAGCTAATCGAATCATTACTATTCAATACATGAACATGAAGCGGCTCATGAGAACTGCAGTTTTTATTTCCATCCTGATTCCGGCAGCATCCTGTCTCATTCCTCCTGAAACCGAAGGAGAAGATGATACAGCTGGTTCTGAAATGCCGCCTTTTTCCCGGAATTTCCAGGAAGAGCAATACAGGATCCCCGGAGATTTTGATTTTGATGCTACCGTGGCGCGCTGGCACGGTTTCAGCCGGGCCGCAGCTTCTCTGACTTTTGATGACGGCACTTATGATCAATACTCGACTGCCTGGCCGGTACTGGAGGAAAAAGGGGTCAAAGGAACGTTCTATCTGGCTGCGGGACTGATCGGCACAGGAATCTGGAACGATCACGGAACCAGCAGAAGAATGATGTCCTGGCAGGAAGCCTCGGAAATAGCCGCTTCGGGCCATGAGATCGGAAGCCACAGCATGAGCCATATTGATTTGAGTCGCGGAGAGATCGATTTCGATCTTGAATTCAGAGAGAGCCGCAATCTGATCGAAGCAGAAATTCCCGGAACTGTTGTGGAAACTTTCTGCTGGCCTCATTGGAGAGAAACCGATGAGACCATGAAGGCCGCATCGCAATACTATATCTCCGCACGATCCGGTAATGGTGTAATTTCCTATTATTATGACAGAAAAGGGGGAATACCCTCTGATCCGCCGATGAATATGTACTCCGTCAATGCTCTTGGAATTCTCAACGGTCACAGCTCCGATCAGTGGATGGGTGTGGCGGAAGATATTCTCAACAGAGGGTCCTGGTTCGTCACCTCTTTCCACGGTGTTCAGTCGCTGCGCGCCGGTGAAGATGAACTGGGCTGGAGCGCTCTCCCGGAAAAAGACTTTAGAATTATTGTTGACTATATAATCGGGAGGGGATTCTGGATAGAAACTTTCGCAACGGTATCAAAGTACATATATGAGAGAGATGCCGCTGATCTCCATATAAAAAATTCTTCCGATTCCCTGATTCTGACTCTGGATGATGATCTGGATGATTCCGAATACGATATCCCCCTGTCTCTAAGCCTCAGTATCCCTGAGAACTGGGAAAGCGCAGAAGCGTACGATTCGGAAGGCGGCAGGATCCGAAGCCGCATTAATGGCGGCAAACTTTTTCTCGATATTCCCCCTGACGGGAACAGTGTTATAATAAAACCGTATTGACGGAAATCCATAAGACTATACAATGGTAGTAACGGAGGCGACTCGATGGCAGTTGAAAAAATAGGCGAAGGTCTTGTCAGGATCGGAGCTATGACACAAGAACAGAGGAACCAGGTTATAGAAAAACAGAATGAGGGCGATGAACGGATGTTCGGTGAAATCGCCATTGATCTTGGCTATATCAATGACGAAATCATAATGAATTACATCAATTCCCGCTTCAATTGAAAATCGGTCAGTACAATCCGCGATCCACAATCAATCGCATAATATAAGTAATCACATCCATATCCATCTCTTCGGCCGAAGCATCGACGATGTTTCGAACGTATATCCAGTCCTCTTCTGTCAGAGGATCGGTATCTTCGTCATACTGGCGGTTAAAAAGATCGACGATATCCGCCAGGATTTCAGCTGAATCAAAGAGATTCTCTTTTTCCGAGCAGTACCGGAAAAAAATATCATCGCAGACGCTGTCATCCAAATTGAGATTCCTGTAGAGCATCTCCTTGATTTCAGCTTCCACATCATTAACCTTGCCGGCGAAATGATTCTTTTTTATTTTTTTCAATCCTCTGTAAAAAGGCGATTCCATACTGTACCTCCAGGGGGATTTAAATCCCGGATGAACAGCATATATTTTTTTAAGCGATTATGATATAGTACAGATACCGAAACCGACGGACGGAGGAATCTTTTGAGCGACTATGCAAGACCGAGCTGGGATGATTATTTTATGGAAGTCTGCGAAGCAATCTCCAAAAGGGCTACCTGCGACAGGGGCCGGAGCGGCTGCGTGATCGCCAAGAACAGACAGATACTGGCCACAGGTTATGTCGGTGCTCCCCAGGGGCTTCCCCACTGCGATGAAGCCGGCCATCAGTTCAAAACGGTTGTTCACGAAGACGGCCACGAAAGCCACCACTGTGTCCGCACGGTTCACGCCGAACAGAATGCGATCTGCCAGGCGGCGAAAAGAGGCATTTCCATCGAAGGGGCAACGCTATACTGCCGCATGACACCCTGCCGGACCTGCGCCATGCTGATAATCAATTGCGGGATTGTCAGGGTCGTCTGTGAAAAGAAATATCATGCCGGCGCCGAATCGGAGACGATGTTCGCCGATGCGGGCGTACAGCTGGAATACAAGCTCAATGAAGTCCAGCAGTACGATAATCAGTAAAGCTAGCGGGGAATTCTGTACTTTCTTTTATCTTTTTCTTTGTGCTCTCTGTAATAGATAGCTATATTACCCACAACGCGGACCAGAAGGGACTCTGTCTTTTCGGCGATAACGCCGGCCAGATCGTGACGTGATTCTTTAAAGTCGATAAACTTGACCTTGATCAGTTCGTGTATGTCCAGAGCCTCGTTCACCGCTTTAATGACCTGATCGCTCATTCCGTTGCGCCCGATCATAACAACCGGTTTTATTTCGTGGGCTTCTTTTGTCAGATAAGATCTCTGATAACCTTTTAATTCCATTTCCATTTAACTCCGGTGCCCATCATAACGGAGAGAGGGCATTTCAGTCCAGTCATTCGCTGAACCGCTTCTGAATTTCAAGAAGAGCTTTTTTTGAGCGGAAAAAGATATCCACCAATCGGGGATCGAAGTGAGATCCCTTGCCTTCAAGAATTATCTTATCGATCTGCTCCTCGGGAAACGGTTCCTTGTAAGGGCGCTTCGTGCTGAGGGCATCGTACACATCGGAGATGGCGACTATCCGCGCTTCAAGCGGAATATCTTCACCGGAAATTCCCCGCACGTAACCGCTACCGTCCCACTTTTCATGATGGTAGAGAGTAATATTTTTCGCCATGATATCTATGGCGGGATTATCGAGCATCCGGGAGCCTATAACAACATGCTCCTGCATCTGGATAAACTCTTCGGGTGTGTATTTCCCCGGTTTTTTGAGGATTTTATCTGGGATTCCGACTTTCCCCACATCGTGAAGCGACGAATAGAGTTTGATCCTCTTGATGTAATCCTCATCGCATCCGTATTCTCTGGCGAAATGAGCCGCGTATGCCCCAACTCTCGCAATATGATCGCCCGTATCGGTGTCATTGAAAAGATTGGCATTCTCAAGAGCGTTGACCAGCGCGAAGACCGTACCGTCAAGCCGTTTCGTTTTTTCATCGACCAGTTCCATAAGCTGGAGTTCCCGGCTCTTAAGGATGAGGTTTTTCTCCTCCAGTTCTATCCTCGCCAGCCTTAGATTGAGATGGGCGGAAACCCTCGACATAAGCTCCTGTTTGTTAAAGGGCTTGTTAATATAATCGACTCCTCCCAGATCAAAGGCTTTCACGATATTTTCCGTTCCCGTAACTGCTGTAATAAAGAGTATGGGAATATCGTTAGTCTGCGAATCCTCTTTCAACCGGGAAGCCACTTCATATCCATCCATCTCAGGCATCATGATATCCAGAAGGATCAGGTCCGGTTTTTCCCGGGCCACAAACTCTAGGGCATCTTTTCCGTTGGAAGCCAGGCGGATATCATAGACTTCGCTCTCCCCCAGAATCATCGCCAGATACTGACGGTTTGTTGCAACATCATCGACAACTAAAATTATCGGTTTCTTCTTCATGAACCGGAATCCTCCAGCATTTGCTGTACTAAAGCTGCCAGCCCCGCTTCATCATAATACCGGGCTGTTTCAACTAATTTTTCCCCATAATTTTCCAGACGAGGATCACTTTCTTTAATTTTAAAGCCAATTTCCCGTATTTTCTCAGAGTTGAAAACTTTGACCGAATCCCCCAGCTCTTCCGCTGCATGGCGCAGAATCTCTTTCTGTTCGGCATTCAGTCCTTCTTTTGCCGACTCAAGTATCTCGTCTGCCATGGCCGGATTTTTCTGCCTGGATTCGCATTTTATTTCTACAGTGACAACCGTTCCCTGCGGTTTATTGTCACTGATTCTGAGACTTCCTTTCATTAACTCCACCAGCTTGGATGCAATTGTCAGCCCCAGTCCGATCCCTTCAAACTCACGGTCAAGATTGGCATTTCCCTGGCGGTATAATTCCAGAACAATTTGCTTTTTTTGGTCATCTATGCCGATGCCTGTATCGGCTACGGCGAAACGGAGCGTTTTCCTTTTATACTCGGCAAAGATGGTAACTGATCCGGTAAATGTGAATTTCACGGAATTTTCCATGATCATGGAAAGAATCTCGAAAACGGCGTGAAAATCGAAATAGATACGCATGTCCCCTGGGATATTATTTATCTGTTCGATTTGAATATTTTTCATTCTCGCAGCTTCATCGAATTTATTGACAAGGTTCATAAGCAGGTTATTCACACTTTGATACTGGGGATCGATTTTATAGAGACCGGTTTCGATAGATGAAAAATCAATCAGCTTCTTGGACATAATAAAAAGTCTGCGGCTGTTCTGGGTGATGGCATTTAATGCCTCTTTCTTTTTACTGTCCGTCTCTGAATGATAAAGCTGGTCGGTAAATCCCATTATGGCATTCAGCGGAGTTCTCCACTCATGAGAAATATTATTGATAATATTCCTGGTGTTGCGAAACAGAACTTTGGACACGGCTTCCTGGCTGCCAAGAGATTTATTCAGATAATACTTTATGAGAAAGATAAATAAAAAATAGACGAGTAATTCCAGCAGAATATAAATGATAAGCGGCTGCCACGGTTTAGCGGTTCCCATGGCGATATGGAGAAGGGACACAGTAACGAGGACAATGCCCTGCAGGATGGCAAAGAGAACGGAAAACTGTACAAAAAGCCGGGCTTTTATCTTAGCGAAAAAATCTGACATCGACCCTCCTGACTTAATTATAGTACAATCAAAGTTATGAATCTAATTCTCTTTGAAAATGATGAAATCAATAATAAAATACCCTCTTTCGACTTACGGTATCAGCATATCAGAACCATTCTGAAACTGGGAAAAAATGACAGTTTTGACTGCGGGATTATTAATGGCCCCGGCGGCCGGGCCATGATAAAAAGCCTTGACAGCAGCGGCATGGTTCTGGAATTTGATGAACAGTGGACTTCCCCGCGGCTCTATCCGCTGACTCTTATAATAGGTGTTCCCAGGCCGCCGACAGCCAGACGGCTTTTGAAAGATCTGACTTCTACCGGTGTGGACCGTATCTGGTTTACCGGGACGGAACTGGGTGAGAAATCCTACCTGACCAGTAAAATCTGGCAAAATGAAAAATACCGGGAGTATGTGCTGGAGGGAGCCCAGCAGGGCGAATCGACGCTCCTACCGGAAGTGAGGCGCTTTCACAGTCTGCGGCTCTGTCTGGAAGCACTGGAAGGCGGAGAAGCCAGAGCGGCGCTGGACAACAACGAATCTGTTATGCCCATTTCCCGATACAGTCCGGAGAAAGAGAGGAATGTGATAGCTATCGGTTCCGAACGGGGATGGACGGAGGGAGAGAGAACGCTTCTCAAAGATTCAGGATTCTCTCTGCTATCCATGGGAACCCGGGTTCTCCGTACCGAAACAGCCTGCGCCATGGCGGCCGGATTCACCCTGGCCGCTATGGGAAAAATCTAGATCAGCGATTCCACGAAGGCTTTCACTTCACCGGAACAGGCCCTTTTCTCTTCGGCGCACCGTCCGATAATTTCCACAAGGGCCGATCCGACGACAGTACCGTGCACATGGGGAGCCAGAAGATCGACCTGCTCCTTCTCCCGTATGCCGAATCCAGCCAGAACTTTGGCACCGGAGCGGGACAATTTATCGAGAAATGCGACGGTATCCTCACCGATCGTCGTTCTGGCTCCGGTTATCCCTTTTCTCACAGCGGTATAGATGAAGGGGGGGGTCATCCCCAGAACGGCATTAAGTCTTTCTTCATCGATACCGGGAATGACAACCGGAACAACAGGTATTCCCGCTTTTTTGCCGGCCTCA
Above is a window of Spirochaeta isovalerica DNA encoding:
- a CDS encoding sensor histidine kinase, which produces MSDFFAKIKARLFVQFSVLFAILQGIVLVTVSLLHIAMGTAKPWQPLIIYILLELLVYFLFIFLIKYYLNKSLGSQEAVSKVLFRNTRNIINNISHEWRTPLNAIMGFTDQLYHSETDSKKKEALNAITQNSRRLFIMSKKLIDFSSIETGLYKIDPQYQSVNNLLMNLVNKFDEAARMKNIQIEQINNIPGDMRIYFDFHAVFEILSMIMENSVKFTFTGSVTIFAEYKRKTLRFAVADTGIGIDDQKKQIVLELYRQGNANLDREFEGIGLGLTIASKLVELMKGSLRISDNKPQGTVVTVEIKCESRQKNPAMADEILESAKEGLNAEQKEILRHAAEELGDSVKVFNSEKIREIGFKIKESDPRLENYGEKLVETARYYDEAGLAALVQQMLEDSGS
- a CDS encoding RsmE family RNA methyltransferase, translating into MNLILFENDEINNKIPSFDLRYQHIRTILKLGKNDSFDCGIINGPGGRAMIKSLDSSGMVLEFDEQWTSPRLYPLTLIIGVPRPPTARRLLKDLTSTGVDRIWFTGTELGEKSYLTSKIWQNEKYREYVLEGAQQGESTLLPEVRRFHSLRLCLEALEGGEARAALDNNESVMPISRYSPEKERNVIAIGSERGWTEGERTLLKDSGFSLLSMGTRVLRTETACAMAAGFTLAAMGKI